The following coding sequences are from one Sesamum indicum cultivar Zhongzhi No. 13 linkage group LG11, S_indicum_v1.0, whole genome shotgun sequence window:
- the LOC105173972 gene encoding myosin-binding protein 7 (The sequence of the model RefSeq protein was modified relative to this genomic sequence to represent the inferred CDS: added 51 bases not found in genome assembly) — protein sequence MESESSPPSACLINCCNCDCNCCSSLMKRSFSGTNLRPVKRKYEEFEDENQVTIPGIVAPQNARVEIGNECMALRETVSSQQQTIQDLISELEEERNASSSAANEAMSMILRLQRDKAEIQMEARQFKRFAEEKMAHDQQETSALEDLLYKRDQVIQSLTCEVQAYKHRMMSYGITEAEASVDRIMSRNTSLTENLEGIDLPLYEIYPPLKCNPNESQAYPDGDYETPDIEKYAFGETPRSRDQLKDLECRINQLERSPRAIQPDGEFIGTKNVLEKVIVGHSPRSRRHLRKFSTDSRNSFFAMSREIGPDFARESPKFDARFKKTEFSYIEENSNLRKLENGSEIEDDLCDRVYTIDSVYQGASVNGFMDRKASVGIVGDEYMATPRESMNHSDVSDIEIQKLYARLHALEADRESMRQAIISIGTDKAQMVLLKEIAQNLCHEMSPARRMPERKQSVVGKFSIMSIFKWITAIIFWRREARRCRYMFGLSANNAGLLMLLDRGPHVGEWRRIFNTNTNK from the exons ATGGAGTCCGAGAGTTCACCCCCATCCGCCTGCCTGATAAATTGCTGCAATTGCGATTGCAATTGCTGCTCTTCTTTGATGAAGAGGTCTTTTTCAGGTACGAATCTTAGGCCTGTGAAGCGTAAATACGAAGAATTTGAAGATGAAAACCAGGTCACCATCCCGGGGATTGTTGCGCCACAAAATGCCCGTGTTGAGATAGGAAATGAGTGTATGGCACTCCGTGAAACAGTCAGCAGCCAGCAGCAGACCATTCAAGACCTCATTTCTGAGTTGGAGGAGGAGAGGAATGCATCCTCTTCAGCTGCCAACGAAGCGATGTCTATGATTCTGAGGCTGCAGAGGGATAAGGCAGAGATTCAGATGGAGGCAAGGCAGTTTAAGAGGTTCGCAGAGGAGAAAATGGCACATGATCAGCAGGAGACCTCAGCATTGGAGGATTTGTTGTATAAGAGGGACCAGGTCATACAGTCGCTTACATGTGAGGTGCAGGCCTATAAACACAGGATGATGAGCTATGGGATCACAGAGGCTGAAGCCAGTGTAGACCGGATTATGAGCAGGAACACTAGCCTGACTGAGAACTTGGAAGGGATTGACCTTCCTCTTTATGAGATTTACCCTCCTCTTAAGTGCAACCCAAATGAATCTCAGGCTTATCCAGATGGTGATTATGAAACTCCTGATATTGAGAAATATGCATTTGGGGAAACTCCACGTTCT CCAAGGGCCATTCAGCCTGATGGTGAATTTATTGGCACAAAAAATGTGCTTGAAAAGGTAATAGTAGGTCATTCTCCAAGATCCCGGAGGCATCTTAGGAAGTTTTCTACTGACAGCAGAAATTCATTTTTCGCAATGAGTAGAGAAATCGGCCCTGATTTTGCCAGAGAATCTCCAAAATTTGATGCCAGATTCAAGAAGACGGAATTTTCCTATATTGAGGAGAATTCTAATTTGAGGAAGTTGGAAAATGGGTCAGAAATAGAAGATGACTTGTGTGACAGGGTTTACACAATTGATTCTGTTTATCAGGGAGcttcagtcaatggtttcatGGATCGGAAGGCTTCTGTTGGCATTGTTGGTGATGAATATATGGCAACCCCTAGGGAGTCTATGAATCATTCTGATGTTTCAGACATAGAGATACAGAAGCTGTATGCAAGGCTCCACGCTCTTGAGGCTGATCGAGAGTCAATGAGGCAAGCAATTATTTCAATTGGAACTGATAAAGCACAAATGGTGTTGTTGAAGGAGATAGCTCAGAACTTGTGTCATGAAATGTCTCCAGCAAGGAGAATGCCTGAGAGGAAGCAGTCCGTGGTTGGGAAATTTTCCATCATGTCAATATTCAAG TGGATTACTGCTATTATTTTCTGGAGAAGAGAAGCGCGTAGATGCAG GTACATGTTCGGTTTATCAGCCAACAATGCAGGGTTACTAATGCTCTTAGACCGAGGTCCTCATGTGGGAGAGTGGAGACGTATATTCAATACAAATACAAACAAGTAA
- the LOC105173974 gene encoding pentatricopeptide repeat-containing protein At4g39530 → MQMRLLCLRIYNLFWKSPIESHATAAIAERPLRRNFSGPSPGPQLLESENHGVFTMHSRQKHRQYLGSLLLSLPQNTVNPVLYCRTVHAQIILSGFESNLFLSNILITAYSRRGALGTAATLFARMPERNLISWSSIISAYNRDGNNAGALRLFREFRRSGYDNPNEFVLATVIQSCTQVASAENGMYLHSFVIKAGCDQNAHVGTSLIDFYAKTRDLDAARLVFDKLGVKSVVTWTAIIMGCSINARSDLSLDLFKQMVESGVVPDKYALSSVLEACSMLELLEMGKQVHAFVLRSGANTDVSVSNVLIDFYFKCGELKAGHRTFGQMMVKNTISWTMVISGYMQSGFHYEAMDLYKDMNISGWKADAFACSSVLNSCGSVGALNQGKQVHAYTMKVNLDSDDFVTNSLIDMYCKCDSLIDAMRVFLASERRTAMCYNVMIEGYSRQESLYEAFHLFNDMRHNLLQPSLLSFVSLLGVSASQTALEVSRQLHSLMIKSGFSLDSYCGSALVDVYSKCSFVGDAGLVFEEINEKDIVVWNSMLFGYALQSESEEALSLYLELQHGRERPNAFTYVAVIMASTKLASLSNGLQFHNQAIKIGLDFDPFVTNALMDMYAKCGCIDAAQLLFRSMSQRDIVCWNSMISMHAQHGDAEKALHTFKQMRTEGIKPNYITFIGVLTACAHVGLVEEGFHHFESMSEFGIEPGEEHYTCMVSLLGRADKLHEAKSFIDKMPIQPTTLVWKSLLSACRVTGNVELAQHAAEMAISSDPTDSGSYTLLSNIFASKGMWTDVKKVREKMDRNGVIKETGCSWIEINDQVHLFFARDRTHQQADLINHLVDHLIQHTKGIDHEPDSPFYHQNTVLL, encoded by the coding sequence ATGCAAATGCGATTACTGTGTCTGAGAATCTACAATTTGTTCTGGAAGTCGCCAATAGAATCTCATGCCACGGCTGCCATTGCGGAGCGACCACTTCGTAGAAACTTTAGTGGGCCATCTCCAGGACCACAACTTCTTGAATCGGAGAACCATGGCGTTTTCACGATGCATAGCAGGCAAAAACATAGGCAATATTTGGGCAGCCTCCTACTTTCGCTGCCCCAAAATACCGTTAATCCTGTTCTTTACTGTAGAACAGTGCATGCCCAGATTATTTTATCAGGATTTGAGTCGAACCTTTTTCTCAGCAACATACTTATTACGGCTTACTCGAGGCGGGGCGCTTTAGGCACTGCTGCCACCCTGTTTGCTAGAATGCCTGAAAGGAACTTAATTTCTTGGTCTTCGATTATTTCTGCATATAATCGAGATGGGAACAATGCAGGAGCCTTAAGGCTGTTTCGGGAGTTCAGGAGAAGTGGCTATGACAATCCAAATGAGTTTGTTTTGGCGACCGTCATTCAGTCTTGCACCCAAGTGGCTAGTGCTGAAAATGGTATGTATTTGCATAGTTTTGTGATTAAGGCTGGTTGTGATCAAAATGCTCATGTGGGCACTTctcttattgatttttatgcAAAAACTAGGGATCTAGATGCAGCAAGATTGGTTTTTGATAAGTTGGGAGTGAAAAGTGTTGTGACATGGACTGCAATTATAATGGGATGTTCTATAAATGCAAGAAGCGATCTATCACTTGATTTATTTAAGCAAATGGTAGAGAGTGGTGTTGTTCCTGATAAGTATGCACTTTCCAGTGTCTTGGAAGCATGTTCTATGCTTGAGTTGCTTGAAATGGGAAAGCAAGTTCATGCTTTTGTCCTGAGAAGTGGTGCTAACACGGATGTGTCAGTGAGTAATGTGCTTATAGATTTCTATTTCAAGTGTGGAGAACTAAAAGCAGGGCACAGAACTTTTGGACAGATGATGGTTAAGAATACTATTTCTTGGACAATGGTGATTTCGGGGTACATGCAGAGTGGTTTCCATTATGAAGCAATGGATCTATACAAGGATATGAACATATCAGGGTGGAAGGCAGATGCATTTGCTTGTTCCAGTGTCCTCAATTCCTGTGGTTCGGTTGGGGCTCTAAATCAAGGTAAGCAGGTCCATGCTTACACCATGAAGGTCAATTTGGACTCTGATGACTTTGTTACAAACAGCTTGATTGACATGTATTGTAAATGTGATTCCTTGATTGATGCCATGAGGGTGTTTCTTGCCTCTGAAAGACGTACTGCTATGTGTTACAATGTAATGATTGAGGGATACTCAAGACAGGAAAGCCTGTATGAGGCGTTTCATCTTTTCAATGACATGAGGCATAATTTGCTTCAACCAAGTCTACTGTCGTTTGTCAGCCTTCTTGGGGTATCAGCTTCTCAAACTGCACTGGAAGTAAGCCGACAGCTTCACTCTCTGATGATCAAATCTGGTTTTTCTTTGGACAGTTACTGTGGGAGTGCCTTAGTAGATGTTTACTCAAAATGCTCATTTGTCGGAGATGCAGGACTTGTGTTTGAGGAGATCAATGAAAAAGACATTGTAGTCTGGAATTCTATGCTGTTTGGATATGCACTTCAATCAGAAAGCGAGGAAGCTCTTAGTCTATACTTAGAGTTGCAGCATGGGAGAGAAAGACCAAATGCATTCACCTATGTTGCGGTCATAATGGCTTCTACTAAACTAGCAAGTTTATCGAATGGTCTCCAATTTCACAACCAAGCTATAAAAATAGGTCTGGACTTTGATCCATTTGTTACAAATGCATTGATGGATATGTATGCAAAGTGTGGATGCATAGATGCCGCCCAGTTATTGTTCAGATCCATGTCTCAAAGAGATATTGTATGCTGGAATTCAATGATATCAATGCACGCACAGCATGGCGATGCGGAGAAAGCTCTTCATACTTTTAAGCAAATGAGAACTGAGGGCATAAAACCCAACTACATCACATTCATCGGAGTTCTTACAGCATGTGCCCACGTGGGGCTCGTGGAAGAAGGATTTCATCACTTTGAGTCGATGTCCGAATTTGGGATTGAACCAGGAGAAGAACACTATACTTGCATGGTTTCTCTGTTGGGCCGGGCTGATAAACTGCACGAAGCCAAGTCATTTATCGACAAGATGCCAATTCAACCAACCACACTAGTCTGGAAGAGCTTGCTTAGTGCATGCAGAGTTACCGGCAATGTTGAACTGGCTCAGCATGCGGCTGAAATGGCAATATCATCTGATCCAACGGACAGCGGGTCCTATACcttactttcaaatatttttgcatctaAAGGTATGTGGACGGATGTAAAGAAGGTGAGGGAGAAGATGGACAGAAATGGTGTGATAAAAGAAACAGGGTGTAGCTGGATCGAGATCAACGATCAAGTGCACTTATTTTTTGCAAGAGACAGAACTCATCAGCAGGCTGATTTGATCAATCATCTCGTGGACCACTTGATTCAGCACACGAAAGGTATAGATCATGAGCCTGACTCTCCTTTCTACCATCAGAATACCGTTCTGCTGTAA